The Granulicella sp. 5B5 nucleotide sequence GAAGGTCTCACCGCTGGTTACATCGTGCCCGAAGACGTGGTTCGCGGACGTGGCCCAGCGCAGCGTGGAGAACGCACGCCACTGCGGGCCTTCGCCTTCAGCCAGCGCAACAAGGTTCTGCGAGGAGAAGTCGACGGCCGGCTCGCCGTAGGTCTGCGAGCGGAACTTGGTGTGGTGCTCGCTGGCCCAGTTGTTGATCTGCGTCAGATAGTTTTCGTTGACGAGCTCGGTGAGCGTGACGCCCCAGTCGTGCCGCACCTTGTCCGCCTCGGACGAGCCGCCTGCAACGAGCTCAGGCAGATGCGGAATGAGGTCGTAGCCGCGCCGTCTGAGAAACTGCGCAGGCAGGTCCGGCGTCCAGTCAGCTCCGTAGGCTTCGAGCGAATCCGAGAAGATGGCATACGGCGGCGTGCTGCCGAAGGCACTCAACAATGGGCCGCCAACCTTCTCAAGATGCGTGGCGACCGCCTGGTGCGAGAACGGATCGAGCACGTAGCCATCGGCGTCGACGGCCGCGCGCTTCACCTCCTGCTTCGTATGCCCCGCGACGAAGAACAGCGCCACGCGAGGCGACGAAGAAGCACCGATCGCGATGGTTCCTGACGCAAGAGTCAACGGCTGCGCAGACTTCGCATCCCAGCCAACGGGCCTGCCGGGAAGGAGGTGCCCTTGCGGGCCGCCGGTCGGCGATAGATGACCCTTCGCAATCGATGCGGAGAGAAACGACTCACCCTGACCGAGCGTTGGAACGCTGACCGATGTCGCGTTCGCAGGCACTGCAATCTCTATCGTCCGCAGACGCCCCGCCGCCTGCGCGAGCGGAGTGCTGGGTCCGCCATACGGCCAGCCGCTGCAGAGCGTGATGTCGATGCGCAGCCCGAGCCTGCGGCCTTGCTCCTGCGCATAGCGCACGGCATCCAGCATGGCGGGCGAGAGGAATGGCAGGTTCTTCAGACCCTTCGCAGGATCGTCGAGCACCTCAGGATAGACGAACGCCAGCTCTGCGCCGCCGATGCCGTCGGCCTTCATCTGCTCCAACTCATGCAGGATCTCCGGCTTCACGACCGCGGGCCCAAACCACCACCAGCGCACCATCGGCTTCGCGCTGTTGGGCGGATTGAGGAAGCCCTGCTCAAGCTGCGGCAACGAGGGCGACAGCGGCGCCGGATTGGGCGACTGTGCAACCAATGGCGCGACCGCCAGGGTGGCGAGAAGAAGCGAAGTGCGGAAGGCGGTGATCATCGTGCAGCTACTCCTTGGGTGCGTTGGGTGCGGACGCAGGCGCCGCGAGCTTGGGCCCGAACTCGGCATCCGCCGCAGGTTTCTTCTTTCGCTCCGGATCATTTTCATAGCTCGGCGTCGGTGCGTCGAGTATCGGTGTTGTAAGCCCGGCAAGCTTCGGCGCGGGATCGTTCTTCAGCAGCTCGAAGATCACCACATCATTGCGGCCCTTCTTCAGCCATGGCCCAGGCACGTAGAGCGTGCCCTGCGGGCCGATGTCCCAGAAGCGGCCGAGCGCGTGGCCGTTGATCCAGATGAGCCCTTTGCCGAGCCCACGCACGTCGAGAAATGTATCCCCGACACGCGCAAGCCTGAAGTTGCCGGCCGCAAAGTGCGGCGCGGGCGTTGCGGACGCAGGCGCATGTCCGGAAACCGCCGGTACTTCACTCATGGGCAGCGAGTAGATCTGCCAACCCGTCAGTGGTGCGCCGTCAAGCTCTGCGCCTCGGATGCCCTTGCGCTCATTGCGCATCCACTTGGTGGAGTTGAGCCGACCGGTGTTCTCTACAAGAATGTCGAGCCGCGAGGGCCCGTCCGTGCTCAGCGCAATCGTCTCCTGGTGGTAGTGGCGGTCGAGCGTGCCTACAAACTTGCCATCGAGATACACCAGCGCGAAGTCCTGCATCGTATCCAGGTGCAGCTGCGCGTTGTGCAACGCAGCTGGAAGCTGTTTGCGATAGAGGATGTAGCCATAAGCCTGGTCCACCTGCTCCATCGTGAGCGGCTTTTCTGACTCAATCGGCTTCGGCAGACGGTCCCACAACGAGGCCGATTGCGTGAGCGTGAACTGTGGCACTGCAATCACCGGAGGCGTCGCAGGCACGGGCAGCGGCTTCTCATGCGTGTACTTCAGAATCACATCGCGATACGCATAGAACTTCGGTGTCGGATGTCCGGCCTCGTCGATAGGCGCGTCGTAGTCATAGCTCGTCACGTTCCCGCGATACGCACCGGTGCTCTGGCTCGCGCCGGCCATCATGCCAAAGCTGGTACCGCCGTGAATCATGTAGATGTTGATGGATGCGCCGTGGCCGAGAATGTAATTCAGGTCCTGGAGCTGTGGGGCAATAGGACGCGTCTGATGCGGATGCCCCCACAGGTCGAACCAGCCAGGCCAGTACTCTGTTGCGAACAGCGGCTGGCCAGGCCGCGAGGCTTCGAGCGCCTTCAACCCGTGCTCGGCGTTGCCCGTTCCAAAGTTCACGCCGGAGTAGATGCCGGGAATCTCGCCATTCGCCAACGCCTTCGAGGGATCGACTGTATAGAGCAGCGACTCTGTGAATCCTGCTTCGACAAAGATATCGCGCATATGCGCCATGTAGGCGTGGTCGTTGGAGAAGTTACCGTACTCGTTCTCGATCTGCGTTGCGATGATCGGGCCACCGTTGCCGATCTGCAACGACCCGACCTCCTGACCGAGCCGCTTGATCCAGCGCTCGGCAGGCACGATGAACGCCGGGTCATTCGAACGCAACGCCGTGGACATCTTCGGGTCCTCCAACAGCCACGCAGGAAAGCCACCGAACTCCCACTCCGCGCAGGAGTAGGGACCTGCACGCAACAGCACGTACAGGTGCTCCGCCTGCGTCAGCTTCAGGAACGCGACGAGGTCGTTGTTACCGGAGAAGTCATACACGCCGGGGCGCGGTTCGTGCATGTTCCAAAAGACATATGTTGCGATGGTATTGACACCCATCGCTTTGGCCATCTCCATGCGCGCACGCCAGTACTCGCGCGGGATGCGCTCATAGTGCATCTCCCCGGCGATCACCTGGAACGGCTTGCCGTCGAGCACGAAGTGGTCGCCATCGACGGCGAAGCTGCGCGCCGGCTGTTGCGCGACGGCCACAGCAGACACAAGAAACCAGGCGCACAGAAGAACGCGAAGACGGACGAACAGAGAGGTCGGGAGAGACTTGCTCATGGGTATGGAAAACGATCGGAGCCTACGCAGGAAACTCTATGCAGTGCAAAGCATGGGTGTCAATAGACAAACTATTTCTAAAACGTATAGGATGAGCCCGTCTGCAAGCCAAAACTACCTCTCCCGCAGGAGCTGTCGCGATGCACCGTCGAATCAGGGTTTCTATTGCCGTTAGTGCCGTACTGCTGCTTGCCGCAGCCGCGAGCAGTCATCTCGCCGCACAGGAGCAACGCTTCACCTGCGCGGCGACGGCCCACGGTGCGGAACATGCTCTGACCGCCGACACTCGCTTCGATGCAGCGAAGGCGGACGCAGCCTACGGCTTCGACCTGATTGCCTCGCCCTCCAGCATGGCGAATGGCGCGTGCAGCAGCGACAAACCATTCTTCTTCTCCATTGCTGCGACGGACGGCAACTACCAGGTGACGGTCAAGCTCGGCGGCACGGCGCCCTCGACCACAACTGTGCGTGCGGAGTCGCGCAGGCTCTTTGTCGATGAACTCTCCCTGCCAGCGAAGGGCTCGAAGAAGGTCATCTTCAACGTCAATGTGCGCACAGCGGTGATCGCCGGCGCTGCCAAGGCCGGTGATCGCCCGGTTGAGGTTCGCCTGAAGCCGCGCGAGATCGGCGCGCTCGACTGGGACAACAAGCTTACGCTGGAGTTCAACGGCGAGCACCCCAGCGTCCGCTCCATCACCATCAAGCGCGTCGACGACGTGCCCACCGTCTACATCGCGGGCGACTCCACCGTCGTCGATCAGGACAAAGAGCCCTGGGCCGCGTGGGGGCAGATGCTGCCCGTTTTCTTCGGCGCGAAGATCGTCATCGCGAACGAGGCAGAGTCCGGTGAGACCATCAAGAGCTTCGTCGGCGAACGGCGCCTGGCCAAGGTTGAATCCACATGGAAGCGCGGCGACTACCTGCTGGTGCAGTTCGCGCACAACGACCAGAAGCCGGGCCGAGGCTTTGTGCCCATCCCTGAGTACAAGGACCTGATGCGGCGCTTCATCGCGGATGCGCGCGCCAAGGGTGTCACGCCGATCCTCGTCACGGCCATGAACCGCCGCAAGTTCGACGCAGCCGGAAAGATCGTACAGACGCTCGGCGACTACCCGCAGGCCACGCGCGAGATCGCAGCCGAGCAGCACACGGGCCTCATCGACCTGAACGCGATGAGCAAGACGCTCTTTGAGACGCTCGGCGATGCGGGCACACTGCACGCCTTCGTCCACTACCCAGCGAACACATTTCCGGACCAGCCTGAAGAGTTGCACGACGACACGCACTTCACAAGCTATGGGGCCTACGAGCTCGCGCGCGCCATCGTGCAAACCATCCGCGACCAGGGCATGCCGCTGAAGAAGTACCTGCGTCCCGGTATCCCGCCGTTCGACCCCGCGCATCCGTTGCCGTTCAGCGAGTGGCATCTACCGTCGAGCCCGTTCGTTTCGACAACAACCCCCTACGGCCGGTAACGCTACGCGGGCGACATCATCTGATGCACCTGTTGCCAGAGCATCACCACGGTCAGCCCAACCACGATCACCGCCGTCGCCCAGGCCACAATATTGAACCAGTATGAGTTTGTGTACTCGCCCATCAGGTCCTTCTTGTTGATGAGCTTGAGCATGAAGTAAAGCACGAACGGCAGCAGCACGCCGTTCAGCACCTGGCTCAGGATCGTCATCGGCACCAGCGGGAAGTTCGGGATCAGCACGACCGCCGCGCCCGCCACGATCAGCAGCGTGTAGAGCCAGTAGAAGAACGGCGCCTGGTGGAACTTCTTGTCCACGCCACTCTCAAAGCCCAGGCCCTCGCACACACTGTAAGCCGTGGAGATGGGCAGTACGCTCGCGGCAAAGAACGACGCATTGAAGAGGCCCGCCGCAAACAGGATGTAGGCAAAGTCGCCAGCCAGCGGCCGCATCGCCTGCGCTGCGTCGGAGGGCAGGTTGATGTTGCGCATGCCGTGCGTCCAAAGCGTAGCCGCGCAGGCCACGATGATGAACCATGCGACGATGTCCGTGAAGAACGAGCCCACAATCACGTCCATGCGGCTCGCGGCATACTGCTTCACGTTCACGCCCTTTTCCACCACGGACGCCTGCAGGTAGAACTGCATCCACGGCGTGATCGTTGTGCCGATCACGCCCACCGTCATGTACACATAGTTGCGGTCGCTCCACACCGACCGGCTCGGCAGCTTTACGGTCTCGATCAGCGCCTCGTGCCACGAGGGCTGCGCCAGCACGCCCGCAACGATGTAGCAAATATAAAATCCGCTCGCGACCAGAAATATCTTCTCGACGCTCTTATAGTCGCCCTTGACCACCAGCAGCCAGACACCCAGCGCGCACAGCGGCACACTGATGTATTTGCTCACCCTGAAGAGCTGGATCGCACCCGCGATGCCCGAAAACTCCGCGACGACGTTGCCGAAGTTCACCAGCACCAGCAGCAGCATGATGAAGAAGGTCATGCGCAGGCCGAACTCTTCACGGATGAGGTCGCTCAGGCCCTTGCCTGTGACGACGCCCATGCGCGCGCACATCTCCTGCACCACGATCAGCGCAATCGTGATCGGCAGCATCGTCCACAGCAGGTGGTAGCCATACTGCGCGCCCGCCTGCGAGTACGTGAGAATGCCGCCTGCATCGTTATCGACGTTGGCCGTGATAAACCCCGGCCCAAGCACCGCAAAGAAGAGAAAGAGGCTGGTCCGCCAGCGCTTCCAGAAGCTCACACCACCACCGCCGCGCAGAGATTTGCAGCACGAAGAACGCTCTGGATGTGAAGTGAAATCTGCACGGTAGCTCCTCGGCTCTCTCTAGACTAACCCGAGCCACGGCCCTGTGTGCTACACCCCGGTTAACCTGGGCAGCCGTGGCGAAACCTGGCTAACTTCGCAAACGTTGCGGGAGGCTTCTAAGCCCGTTCGATCAGCGGACGCACCCGTTCTACGACCTTCGCCATCTGGGCATCGTTGCCGTATCCGTCGCGCCCCGCCCGCGCCCTCCCCGCCGCCGCAATCCGCCCGCGCGCCGCAACATCCGGCAGATACTGCCGAATCTTCGCAGCGCACTCTTCATAGCCCGTAAAGAAGACGGCCTCTTCATCCTCCACAAACCGAGCCAGGTGGCCCTCCGACCGCTCCGCCAGCAGAAACCCGCCGCACGCAGCGATCTCGAAGCTCTTATGCACGAACTCGTCCTGGTTGGAGTGCGTAAGGAAGCTCAGGTTGATCTTTGCGTCCCAGATCGCCTTGCGATACGCTGCGCCGTACAGCTCACCGCCGGTATACAAAGCCGCGGCGACGTCCGGCTCCAGCCGCTCATGCCACTGGCTATCGCCGGAGATCACCACCGGCAGCCCCTCGCGCCACAGCTGCGTCAAAAACTCGGGCCGATCGTCATATGCCGTGCCGATAAACGACACCCCGCGCGACCGCGTCGCATCACGCGCAACATAGTCCTCACCCTCAGCCGGAAAGTGGATCGTCGGTTCATATGCCGTCTGGATCTTGAGCACGTCGCGCGCACCCCAGGCCTTGTAGTCGGCGAGATTGCGGTCGCGCTGCACCACATGCAGATCGAACTCAGGGATGCACTGCATGTACAGCCGCCAGCCGGGGTCGCGCCGTGGCCCGAAGGCGTTGTCGATCATGTAGCTCACGCTCGCAATGCCCAGCTTGCGAAGCTTCACGAGCGTCTGCGACCGCAGCCCCAGCATCTTATCCGCCCAGAAGACATCCGGCCGTTCGCGCTCGGCCATCGCGAGCACATCGTGGTTCAGCCGCGTGACCCACGGCCCCACCTGAGCGCGATGCACCAGCTTCCGCAGCAGCGCACTCTGCGGCTGATAGCCATAGCTGTTCAGCGGCACCACCGTATGCCCCAGCCGCTCCAGCGCCCACAGCCTGTACAGCGCAGAGTCGTTCGCAGAGAGCTGACCAGCATACAAAATCTTCACCGCCGCTCCTCTGTCTTTCTCTGTCCTCTGCCCACTATCCCCTGTTTTACTCGGCCAGCAGCTGTGCGATCACCTGCTCGGCATGGATCACCCCAGCGATGCCGCCATGCACGTCCAGCACCGGCAGCGAGCGCAGGTTGTACTTGTCGAACAGCTCGGCCACTTCCTTGTCGCGCGCATGCAGCCCACAGCTCACCGTGTGGCCATCCGTCAGCGAGCGCAGCAGCTCATCGCTCGGTGCCAGCAGCAGCTTCGGTAGCGTCACCACGCCCGCCAGCTTGTCGCCCTCGCCGGTCAGGTAGATCTCCGTCACATTGTCAGGATCGCCCTCAAAGGTGCGCAGCGCCTGCACACCATCGAAGACCGTCGCCGCCAGCGGCACGCTCAGATAGTCCGTTGTCATCAACCCGGCGGCAGAGTCCGGCGAGAACTCCAGCAGGTCCTCGATGTCCTGCCGTTCTTCCGGCTCCATCTCCTCCAGGATCGCGTCCGACTGCTCATCGCTCAGCTCGGACAGAGCGTCCGCAGCCGCGCCCGGGTCCATCTCTTCCAGAATCTCCGCCGCGCGCTCGGAGTTCAGGCTCTCCAGCAACTCCTTCTGCAACTTCGGCTCGATCTCTTCCAGCGCCTCCGCGGCCGTCTCTTCATCCAGGCTGGAGAACACAGCCCCACGCTCGGCCGGAGCCAGCTCCTCCAAAATGTCCGCGATGTCTGAAGGATGCAGCTTCGCCAGCCGCTCCTGCCCGATCTTCAGCCGCACCCGCCGCGCCGGATCGCGTTCGATCAGGTCTACGCAGCCCCACGGGATCGCCCGCGCCGCAAAGCGCTCCGCAATGCCTTCGACCATGGGGATCGGCAGCCCCTTAAAAAGTCTGCGGGTCGCGCCGCGCGTCCCGACCTCAACCTCTTCGATCCGGAGACCGGCGGTCTCGCCCACGCCCGCACCCGGCTCCCACACTAGGTTCACATCGTTTACACGGACCACCTTGCGCCCGTCCACGTCAATAATCTGTTGGTCCAGCAGGTCATAGTCCAGCAACAGAAACTCATTCGGCTGCACGAACGGGGTCAGCTTGCCATGCGCCACCAGCGCCCCAGCATCCACCTCCGGCAGCACGATCTGCGTCACCGGCAGCAGCACGCGCTCCTTCTTGCCATCGCGACGGTGCTCCAGCACCAGTGCGGCGATATGCGCCTCATCACGTGGCACATCGACGGCGAACTCCTTCACCCGCCCCAGCGGCTTGCCCGCGGCGTCCACCACGCTCCGTCCCAGCAGGGCCGATGCGCTCGTCGAGATGGTCTGCACTTCCAACATCGCTCCCCCTAACCTACCTCATTGGATGCGCCATCCCCAAACAAAACGGCGGAGCCGAAGCTCCGCCGTTTCCTCATCATCAAAACTAGTCGCGATGCGCTGCTTTTACGCCGTGACCGGCTCCAGCACCTGGGCAAATTTCTTGCCTGTACGCGCGGCGGCTGCGTTCTTCTGCAGCGAGTAGCCGGCGATCAGCGGGAACGCAATCGTCGCCTCGGCATAGACCATCTGCTCATAGGTCAGTTCGACCTTGCCCCACGAGCTGGCTTCCTTCAGCGTCGAGCCGGAGAGCGCACCGTCGCGCACATCGGCCACCGTTACCTGGATCGCGTACTTGTGCATCGAGGCGTCCACGCCGAGCACGTCGGCGGCCACCACGATGTCCTGCGCGAAGTTCTTCGGCACGCCGCCGCCGATCATCAGCAGACCCGTGGTCGGGTTCGCGATCTTCAGCTGCGTCAGCTCATAGAAGTCCTTCACCGAGTCGATCGAAACAACCGGCTTGCCGAGACGCGCGTGCTGGTGCGCCACCAGGCCAAAGCCCGCCGAGCAGTCCGAGAACGCCGGGCAGAAGATCGGCACCTGCTTCTCATAGCAGGCCCACACGATCGAGTCAGGCTGACCGTGCTTGGGCGTACGGCCGTGCTTGTCCAGGTACTCACCCATCGCCACGATGAACTCACGCGACGAGTACGCGCGCGGCTCCAGCGAATTAGTGATCTGGTGAATCGTCTCGTCGCAGATGCGCAGCTCGTCTTCGTCGATAAACGTGTCGTAGATGCGGTCGATCTGCATCTCGCGCAGCTCGCCGTCATGCGCGCCGTACTTGTACTCATCAGGCGCGATGTAGTGGCGGAAGCCCAGCGCCTCAAAGAAATCCTGATCGACGATGTTGGCGCCGGTCGAAACAATCGCATCGACCATGTTGTTGCGCACCAGTTCGACGATGACCTTCTGCAAACCGGCCGAGATCAGCGACCCGGCCAGGCACAGAATCACGCCACAGTCCGTATCGCGCAGCATCATCTCGTAGAGGCCGGCGGCGCGAGCCAGGTCGCGCGAGCTATACGCCATGGGAGCCATGGCATCGACCAGCGAGACAACATTGTGCTGCATGATGTCGATCGGCTGGATTGTGTTTTGGAGGAGTTCCTTTTTCGTCTTCATAACGAAGACTAGTTTATCGCGTTTCGACCAATAACGATGCGGTTTTTCTGTGAATTTTCACAGGCCGGAATCCCTCCTGAAATCCGCTTATACCAGCACGAACGCCTTCTTCCGGATCGCCAGCCACGCCAGCACCGCAAACAGCACCAAAGCCACCAGCTTGCACACCGCCGTAATCGGCTCATTACCCGTCGGAGCCAGCGCGTGCAGCGCCGGAATCTTCATAAACAACTGCACAATCAGCACCAGCACATTCAGAAACTCCGCTATCGAGCACGTGATGATGTACGTCTTCGTCCAGCCGTTCTTCAGCGCCAGCAACGCGAGCCCCAGCACAATCAGCGAGATCACTCCCAGCACAATCCCCGGCGTCACCTTATGAATCGGAAAGAAGAACCCGGTCACGCTCGTCAGGATGGTCATCACCAGAAACAACCAGTTCCATCCCTTCAAACGCATCCCTGTAAGGAACCCATAAACCACCACCAGACCGGCGGCAATCCCAACCAGGCTGATTGCAACATGCACCAAGGTAAGAGTCGACATAAGGCTTCTCCTGCGAAGATATGGATGTGAAACGGTAGCCACATCCTAACACCGCATCGGACTGTCCTTCTTACGACAACACCGGACGCACCAGCACAAGTCCCGCAAACACCAGCACGGCTGTCGCCAGCCACTGAATCACTCGCATCGCCATCTCCTTCACTACACCTTCATCCTCAAAGCTCACCGGCAAAAACATCAGTGCCGCCCATCAGCAATCGCGCATGACAGATGTCACTCGCACCCGCTCCGGCGCAGCCGCAGCATCTTCACAATCACCATCGTCAACACCACCAACTCCGCTCCCAGCCACACCCAGCGCGCCGCCGGATGCCCGTTCGTCACTGTCGTAACAATCGGGCTCAACACCGCCAGACTCGCCGCCAGCACCACTACCTGCCTGCGCTCTTTACTCAATCTCCGCATCTCACCACTCTCCTACTCCCTACTCCCAACTCCCTACTCCCTACTCTTCAAAGATCTCTTCGATCGGCTTCCCAAACACCTTCGCAATCTTGAACGCCAGCGGCAGCGACGGGTCATACCTCCCCGTCTCAATCGCGTTCACGCTCTGCCGGCTCACCTCCAACCGTTGCGCAAGCGCCTCCTGCGAGAGCCCAAGTTCTCCACGCAGCTGCTTCAGACGGTTATTCATCGGTAGCTCTGTCCCTGAGCTTCTGAACGCCATTCGCAATCCCAAACGCCAAACAAAAGGTCACAAAGCACACAAACGGCGGGAACGCCGGCGCATGAGCATACGCTCGCACAAAATCACTCACCACCAAAGGGCCCAACAATGCCGCAGTGGCGACCAGGAGTGACCGCATCATCCGCAACCGTAGATATTCATCGGTCTCTTCCTTCAGGTAGAGCCCCATGTTCACCATCACCAAAATGATGGGAACCGCTGGCAGCACCGCCCATAGATACAGCGGCCAGCCCTGCGGACTGACATGCTTCACCAACCACACACACCCAAACAAGATCACAAAGTATCCAACCATCGCGCTTAGCGTCCGCTTCTGATACCGCTTCAACGCCGCGCTCTTATCCTGACAAAACATGCACAACCTCCGTCGCACTGACAAGCAAACTTTACGTCAAGCGTCCTTTCCATGTCAAGCACCCTTGTCACTATCTCTCAGTGCGATTCGCATCGCGCCTCTCGTTCCTCGCATCTCTATCCACGCTGTAACCTTGTACTCACACCC carries:
- a CDS encoding beta-galactosidase family protein — translated: MSKSLPTSLFVRLRVLLCAWFLVSAVAVAQQPARSFAVDGDHFVLDGKPFQVIAGEMHYERIPREYWRARMEMAKAMGVNTIATYVFWNMHEPRPGVYDFSGNNDLVAFLKLTQAEHLYVLLRAGPYSCAEWEFGGFPAWLLEDPKMSTALRSNDPAFIVPAERWIKRLGQEVGSLQIGNGGPIIATQIENEYGNFSNDHAYMAHMRDIFVEAGFTESLLYTVDPSKALANGEIPGIYSGVNFGTGNAEHGLKALEASRPGQPLFATEYWPGWFDLWGHPHQTRPIAPQLQDLNYILGHGASINIYMIHGGTSFGMMAGASQSTGAYRGNVTSYDYDAPIDEAGHPTPKFYAYRDVILKYTHEKPLPVPATPPVIAVPQFTLTQSASLWDRLPKPIESEKPLTMEQVDQAYGYILYRKQLPAALHNAQLHLDTMQDFALVYLDGKFVGTLDRHYHQETIALSTDGPSRLDILVENTGRLNSTKWMRNERKGIRGAELDGAPLTGWQIYSLPMSEVPAVSGHAPASATPAPHFAAGNFRLARVGDTFLDVRGLGKGLIWINGHALGRFWDIGPQGTLYVPGPWLKKGRNDVVIFELLKNDPAPKLAGLTTPILDAPTPSYENDPERKKKPAADAEFGPKLAAPASAPNAPKE
- a CDS encoding rhamnogalacturonan acetylesterase; amino-acid sequence: MHRRIRVSIAVSAVLLLAAAASSHLAAQEQRFTCAATAHGAEHALTADTRFDAAKADAAYGFDLIASPSSMANGACSSDKPFFFSIAATDGNYQVTVKLGGTAPSTTTVRAESRRLFVDELSLPAKGSKKVIFNVNVRTAVIAGAAKAGDRPVEVRLKPREIGALDWDNKLTLEFNGEHPSVRSITIKRVDDVPTVYIAGDSTVVDQDKEPWAAWGQMLPVFFGAKIVIANEAESGETIKSFVGERRLAKVESTWKRGDYLLVQFAHNDQKPGRGFVPIPEYKDLMRRFIADARAKGVTPILVTAMNRRKFDAAGKIVQTLGDYPQATREIAAEQHTGLIDLNAMSKTLFETLGDAGTLHAFVHYPANTFPDQPEELHDDTHFTSYGAYELARAIVQTIRDQGMPLKKYLRPGIPPFDPAHPLPFSEWHLPSSPFVSTTTPYGR
- a CDS encoding Nramp family divalent metal transporter; translated protein: MSFWKRWRTSLFLFFAVLGPGFITANVDNDAGGILTYSQAGAQYGYHLLWTMLPITIALIVVQEMCARMGVVTGKGLSDLIREEFGLRMTFFIMLLLVLVNFGNVVAEFSGIAGAIQLFRVSKYISVPLCALGVWLLVVKGDYKSVEKIFLVASGFYICYIVAGVLAQPSWHEALIETVKLPSRSVWSDRNYVYMTVGVIGTTITPWMQFYLQASVVEKGVNVKQYAASRMDVIVGSFFTDIVAWFIIVACAATLWTHGMRNINLPSDAAQAMRPLAGDFAYILFAAGLFNASFFAASVLPISTAYSVCEGLGFESGVDKKFHQAPFFYWLYTLLIVAGAAVVLIPNFPLVPMTILSQVLNGVLLPFVLYFMLKLINKKDLMGEYTNSYWFNIVAWATAVIVVGLTVVMLWQQVHQMMSPA
- a CDS encoding glycosyltransferase gives rise to the protein MKILYAGQLSANDSALYRLWALERLGHTVVPLNSYGYQPQSALLRKLVHRAQVGPWVTRLNHDVLAMAERERPDVFWADKMLGLRSQTLVKLRKLGIASVSYMIDNAFGPRRDPGWRLYMQCIPEFDLHVVQRDRNLADYKAWGARDVLKIQTAYEPTIHFPAEGEDYVARDATRSRGVSFIGTAYDDRPEFLTQLWREGLPVVISGDSQWHERLEPDVAAALYTGGELYGAAYRKAIWDAKINLSFLTHSNQDEFVHKSFEIAACGGFLLAERSEGHLARFVEDEEAVFFTGYEECAAKIRQYLPDVAARGRIAAAGRARAGRDGYGNDAQMAKVVERVRPLIERA
- a CDS encoding CBS domain-containing protein, with amino-acid sequence MLEVQTISTSASALLGRSVVDAAGKPLGRVKEFAVDVPRDEAHIAALVLEHRRDGKKERVLLPVTQIVLPEVDAGALVAHGKLTPFVQPNEFLLLDYDLLDQQIIDVDGRKVVRVNDVNLVWEPGAGVGETAGLRIEEVEVGTRGATRRLFKGLPIPMVEGIAERFAARAIPWGCVDLIERDPARRVRLKIGQERLAKLHPSDIADILEELAPAERGAVFSSLDEETAAEALEEIEPKLQKELLESLNSERAAEILEEMDPGAAADALSELSDEQSDAILEEMEPEERQDIEDLLEFSPDSAAGLMTTDYLSVPLAATVFDGVQALRTFEGDPDNVTEIYLTGEGDKLAGVVTLPKLLLAPSDELLRSLTDGHTVSCGLHARDKEVAELFDKYNLRSLPVLDVHGGIAGVIHAEQVIAQLLAE
- a CDS encoding deoxyhypusine synthase, with the protein product MKTKKELLQNTIQPIDIMQHNVVSLVDAMAPMAYSSRDLARAAGLYEMMLRDTDCGVILCLAGSLISAGLQKVIVELVRNNMVDAIVSTGANIVDQDFFEALGFRHYIAPDEYKYGAHDGELREMQIDRIYDTFIDEDELRICDETIHQITNSLEPRAYSSREFIVAMGEYLDKHGRTPKHGQPDSIVWACYEKQVPIFCPAFSDCSAGFGLVAHQHARLGKPVVSIDSVKDFYELTQLKIANPTTGLLMIGGGVPKNFAQDIVVAADVLGVDASMHKYAIQVTVADVRDGALSGSTLKEASSWGKVELTYEQMVYAEATIAFPLIAGYSLQKNAAAARTGKKFAQVLEPVTA
- a CDS encoding helix-turn-helix transcriptional regulator, whose amino-acid sequence is MNNRLKQLRGELGLSQEALAQRLEVSRQSVNAIETGRYDPSLPLAFKIAKVFGKPIEEIFEE